In the genome of Pusillimonas sp. T7-7, the window GGCTGTCGTCGGAATAGTCGGGCGCGCTCTGACCGCTGCGGCGCGTATTGACCATGGCCCTGCGCTGCTGCAGGTAAGCGTCGCGGATAAAGCTGTAGCGGTCCAGCGCGATGTCGTCCACCAGCTTGTCGGCTTCCAGCAGGTTGGCGCGAGTCTCAACAATATACAAACCGACGATGGAGTTGCGCAGCGACACGTTGTCGATGTGGAACACCGGCGTAATGGGCGACACGCCGGCAGCCAGGGTGCCCGCGAAGGCCGAGCCGTCGCGCACCGTGCTGGAACCCAGGAAAGGCAGCACGACATAAGGGCCTGAATCAAAGCCCCATACACCCAGGGTGGTTCCAAAGTCGTTGCGGATGCGCTGCGAGCCATTCATGGAGGCCACGTCTATACAGCCGCCCAGGCCCATGGTGGAATTGAACAGCACGCGGCCCAGCGTATTGAAGAAATCGTGCCCGCGGCCTTGCAGGAAGCTATTGATGGCCGACCAGGCATCACCCAGGTTGTTGAAAATATTGTGTACGCAGTTTTGCGCCGGATCGGGCATGAGTGTGTCGTAACCCGTGGCGATAGGCTTCAGAAAAGCGCGATCGACCGTATCGTTGAAGGCGTACATGCTGCGGTTATAGCTTTCCCAGGGATCGTCCGGGTTTGGGTTCGGTACGCTGGCACAGCCGGCGGCCAATGCTGTGGCGCCCAGCAGGCTGCTTATCCGTAGAAACCGTTGGCTGGACGAAGGTGCGGAAGAAGTGGTCATGGGATCAGTATGGGTAGACGGCAGTCGTAGGATTGTAAGCTGGTTACGGCCATTTGGCTTTCAGACTATTGGACCCCGGGCGGTGTCAGGGTGGGTTCCGCAGCTTGGCCGCCTTCTTTCTCGGCCGAGCTGTACAGGAACTTGCTGATCAGCTCTTCGAGCACCACCGCGCTTTGCGTGTACTGAATCTGCCCGCCCTGGGCCAGGTTTTTTTCCTCGCCGCCGGGGGTCAGGCCTATGTATTGCTCGCCCAACAAGCCGGACGTCAGTATGGATGCCGACGAATCGGTGGGAAATGTATATTTTTCTTCAAGATCAAGCGTAGCGACGGCCTGAAAACGCTGGTTGTCGAAGCCTATGGACGATACCCGCCCCACCACAACTCCACTGCTTTTGACTGGAGCACGCACCTTGAGCCCCCCCAGATTATCGAAATAGGCCTGCACCTGGTAGGTGGACCCAAAGGAGAACGAGCTCATGTTGCCGGCGCGCAGCGCCAGGAACAGCAGGGCAGCCGCACCCAGCAATACAAACAGGCCTACCCAGAAATCGGTTTTTTCACGTGTCATGATTGATCTTGATCCGTATGTATTTACTTACGTTAGTTGCTGAACATCAGCGCGGTCAAAATGAAGTCCAGTCCCAGGACCATCAGCGAACCACTGACCACGGTGCGTGTGGTGGCGCGCGATACCCCTTCGGGGGTGGCCTTGGCCGTCCAGCCCGCATGCAGCGCGATCAGCGTTACCGCAACGCCAAAGACCACGCTTTTGACGAAACCGTTCAGTACATCTTTGAACACATCGACGCCGCCCTGCATTTGCGACCAGAAAGCGCCCGGGTCTATGCCGATAAGCACCACGCCTACTATCCAGCCGCCTATGATGCCCACCATGGAAAACACAGCGGCCAGCACCGGCATGGCGACCACGCCGCCCCAGAAACGCGGCGCCAGCACACGGCGTATGGGGTCTACCGCCATGACCTCCATGGCGGCGATTTGCTCGCCGGCCTTCATCAGGCCTATTTCCGCCGTAAGCGAAGTGCCGGCCCGGCCGGCGAACAGCAGGGCGGTCACCACAGGCCCCAGCTCGCGTACCAGCGACAACGCCACCAACAGGCCAAGGGCCTCTTCAGAGCCGTAGCGATTCAGGGTGTAATAGCCTTGCAGGCCCAATACAAAGCCCACGAACAGGCCCGACACCGCAATAATCAGCAGCGAATAATTGCCGATGAAATGAATTTGCTGGGAAATCAGCCCCGGTCGCTTGAATACGATGTCGCTGCGCGCCAGAATGGCGCCGGCCAGCCGCATAAAGGCGCCCATCCCGCTGATACTGTTGCGTACCCGCGCGCCCAGCGCTGCAATGAGTTGAACAGGCGATGTCATGAGCGTTTGCCGTGTTGATCCAGCCATTTCGTAAAGGCGGGCGTGGTGGGGTAATGAAAAGCAATGGGTCCATCGGGCTGGCCGTCGAGAAACTGACGCACATACGGATCTTGTGAGCCGGACAGCGATGCCGGCGTGCCGCTGGCGATCAGCTTGCCTTGCCCGACCATATAAACCTGGTCGGCGATGGCAAAAGATTCGGCCACGTCGTGGGTAATCAGCACTGACGCACAGTGCAGGCGGTCGGTCAGGTCGCGTATGAGCTGGGCGGTAATGCCCAGCGAGATCGGGTCCAGACCGGCAAAAGGCTCGTCGTACAGGACGAGTTCGGGTTCCAGCACCACAGCGCGGGCCAGGGCGACACGGCGGGCCATGCCGCCGGAAATTTCCGAAATATTCAGGTGGGCGGCGGTGCGCAGGCCCACGGCGTCGAGCTTGTCGAGCACCCGCTCGACAACTTGGCTTTCAGATACCTGGGTGTGTTCGCGCAGGGGAAAGGCCACGTTCTCGAAGACATTCAGGTCAGTGAACAGCGCGCCCTGTTGAAACAATACGCCCATGCGCTGGCGCAGTTCGCGCAGCTTTTCGCCCTTGGCTTCGGCAATACTGTGGCCAAAGACCTGTATGGCGCCCCTTTGCGCCGCGATTTGGCCCGTGGTGGCGCGCAGCAGCGTAGTCTTGCCCGACCCGGAACCGCCCATCATGGCAACGACCTGGCCCCTGCGGACTTCCAAGTCGATGTCTTGCAGCACGGTAAAGTCGCCGTAGCCCAGGGCTACGTTGCTGAACTTTACGATAGGGTCGTTGGCGTTGGTTGAGTTCATAGGCGCGGCAGCTTGGCAATCAGGCTTGCATTGTATCGTGTTCGCTCGCACATCAAATAGTCTACCCAGAGTAACCCTTGAAGGCATGCATTCTTGCGAGGTGAGGCGCTGTACTAGAGTTTGCTGCACGCATAATGGTTTGGTGGGCACATCAGCAGCATTGGAGTTTCAATAACCTCTTATTGATGTATCTTTTTTGGTCGAAAAGGCTTAATATGAATGGCAAGGACATAATTAAAAAGCTAACTGAAAACGGCTGGAAAATATTGCGCCAGGAAGGCAGCCACGTTCGAATGGGAAAGGCCGATGCGCGTACGACGGTGCCAGTTCATGGCAGTCGTGATGTCAAAATCGGGACGCTGGCAAACATCCAAAGGCAGACTGGCGTAAAGCTGAAATGAAGGAGTGATGATGAATGTTTGTTATCCGGCAAAGGTGTCGGAAGATCCGGCAGGCGGTTTTTGTGTTCAGTTCATCGATCTCGACGAGGCATTTACCGAGGGCGATACGTTCGAAGAGGCATTATTCAATGCTGCCGAAGTACTGACGCTGACGCTGGAAGGGCGTCTTTCCGAAGATATGGAAGTGCCCGAACCCAGCCAAGGTGCGAAGGGCGTGCACTACATTGCGCCGGACGCCAAGACGCAGGGCGTGCTGCTATTGCGCGCCGCTCGTGGCGACCGCAGCCTGGCTGATCTTGCGCGCGCAATGGAAACCAGTTGGCCGCAGGCCAAGCGCCTGGAAGATCCGCGCCATTGGCCCAGTCTGAAAACACTGGATAAGGCGGCACGTGTACTTGGCAAGCGCCTGGTGCTTAGCATCGAGTAACAGGCTCCAGGTAAGCGCGGGAGCACAAGAACTATCGTGGCAACTAAAACAGCAGAACGTTGGTTTTTTATTTAGATTAGAGGTATACGAGGATGGCAACACCAAAACGTAGCAGCCGTATTCTGGCTGAAATATACGAGACTGCAAACGGGCTGCATGGCGCCGGCTTGATCAGCAAGCGGCGCATGGGCGAATTCAAGGCCTTGTGTAACCTTGATGTCGACGCCATGCCACCGCAAAAGATCAAGGCGCTTCGCGAGAAGGCGCACATGAGCCAAGCAGTATTCGCTGCTGGAGCCTATCAACGGTTCAGAAATGGGAAATAGGCGATAAAAAGCCTAGCGGCCCCTCTTTGAAGCTTTTAAGCCTTATAGAACGTAAGGGGCTGGAAGCTGTTATTTAACTTGGCAGCACCGTGCTTCCCATCAAGAACTCGTCTACCGAACGGGCGCACTGGCGGCCCTCGCGTATGGCCCACACTACCAGCGATTGGCCGCGGCGCATGTCGCCGGCGGCGAAGACCTTGTTGACGCTGGTGGCGTAGTCGTCGGTGTTGGCGCGTGCGTTGCCGCGCGCATCCAGGTCTATGCCGAAGGCGTCCAGCACATGCTTCACGGGCGACACAAAGCCCATGGCCAGCAAGACCAGGTCGGCCGGCAGTTCAAACTCAGAACCCTCGACTTCGCGCATCTTCAGTTGGCCGGTGGCCTTGTCCTTGAACCATTCCACGCGCACGGCCACCAGTTTCTCGACCTTGCCGCCGCTGCCTTCAAAGGTCTTGGTGGCCACCGCCCAGTCGCGTTGGCAGCCTTCTTCGTGCGAAGACGAACTGCGTAGCTTGATGGGCCAGTAAGGCCAGGTCAGGGGCTTGTCTTCGGCCTCGGGCGCTTTCGACATGAGCTCGAACTGGGTGACCGAGGCCGCACCCTGGCGGTTGCTGGTACCCACGCAGTCGGAACCGGTGTCGCCGCCGCCAATAACGATGACGTGCTTGCCCTTGGCGGTAATCTGTTTGGACTGACGGTCGCCATTGGTGACCTTGTTTTGCTGGCGCAGGAAGTCCATGGCGAAATGGACGCCGCGCAGCTCGCGTCCGGGCACGGGCAAGTCGCGCGGGGTTTCCGCGCCGCCGGTCAGCACGACGGCATCGAACGCTTCCTGCAGCGACTCGGGGGTACGCACGGTCAGGCCGTCTTCGGCGTGCTCTTGCGCGCCCACATAGGTGGACGGGCAGAACTCCACGCCTTCGGCTTCCATTTGCGCCAGGCGGCGGTCTATATGGCTTTTTTCCAGCTTGAAGTCGGGGATGCCGTAGCGCAGCAGGCCGCCTATGCGATTGCTTTTTTCAAACACAGTCACCGAATGGCCAGCGCGTGCCAGTTGTTGGGCGCAGGCCAGGCCGGCTGGGCCGGAACCGACCACGGCCACTTTCTTGCCGGTCTTGCGGCTCGGTGGCTGGGGCGTTACCCAGCCCTGCGACCAGCCCTTGTCGATAATGGCGTGCTCGATGGACTTGATGCCCACCGCGTCGTTGTTGATGTTCAAGGTACAGGCGGCTTCGCAGGGGGCGGGGCACACGCGACCGGTGAACTCGGGGAAGTTGTTGGTGGAATGCAGCACGTCCAGTGCACGGCGCCAATCCTGCTTGAAGACCAGGTCGTTCCAGTCGGGGATGATGTTGTTGACGGGACAGCCGCTGGTGCAGAAAGGAATACCGCAGTCCATGCAGCGCGCGCCTTGTTGCTTGGCCTCGGCATCGGTCAGGGTATTGACGAATTCATTCCAGTGCTTGAGCCGCGCCTGGGGCGCCTCGTAGGTTTCTTTGATGCGTTGAAACTCAAGAAAGCCGGTAACTTTGCCCATGTTCTTTTTCCTCAGGCAGCAATTTGTTGTGGATTGGCGGCGCGCCACAGTTCGCCCAGCGCGCGGCGGTATTCGGTCGGCATGACTTTGACGAAAGACAGGCGTGCCTTGTTCCAGTCGTCCAGAATATCGCGGGAGCGGAAGCTGCCGGTGTAGCGGTAATGGTCTTCGATCAGGCGGCGCAAAATGGCTTCGTCGGTTTCGCGTTCGCCGCCGCGCACGGCGCTGTGCCAGGCTTCGATATGACCTTGGTCGAATTGTTCTTGGTGCGGAACAACGCGTTCCAGCTCGACCATAGACAGATTGCAGCGCTGGCGGAAGGTGTTTTGCGGGTCCCATACATAGGCCACGCCGCCCGACATGCCGGCCGCAAAGTTGCGGCCGGTACCGCCCAGCACCACCACGGTGCCGCCCGTCATGTACTCGCAGCCGTGGTCGCCCGTGCCTTCCACAACCGTTGCGGCGCCCGAGTTGCGCACGGCAAAACGTTCGCCCGCCACGCCATTGAAGAAAGCTTCGCCAGACAGTGCGCCGTACAACACGGTGTTGCCGGCAATGATGTGGTCGGGGCCGAAGCCTCGGAAGTCATTGGGCGAGCGCACCACGATGCGGCCGCCCGACAAGCCCTTGCCCACATAGTCGTTGGCTTCGCCGACCAGGTCCAGGGTAATGCCGTGCGCCAGGAAGGCGCCAAAGCTTTGGCCGGCCGTGCCGTTGCACTGTATGTGTATGGTGTCGTCGGGCAGGCCTTCGTGGCCATAGCGTGCGGCGATCACGCCTGACAGCATGGCGCCTATGGTGCGATTGCGGTTGCGCACAGGGGTAATGAACGATACTTTCTCGCCGCGCTCGATGGCTGCCTTGCTGCGCTCGATCAACTGATGGTCCAGGGCGTGGTCCAGGGCATGATCTTGTTCTTTGACCTGGTACAAAGGGTCGGTGCTGGGCACGGCGTGGAATACACGGCTGAAGTCCAGCCCTTGCGCCTTCCAGTGCTCGATGCCGACGCGGGTGTTCAGCAAGTCTACGCGGCCGATCAGCTCGTCGAACTTGCGTATGCCCAACTGGGCCATGATTTCGCGCACTTCCTCGGCGACGAAGAAGAAGTAATTGACCACATGCTCGGGCTTGCCGCTGAATTTCTTGCGCAAGACCGGATCTTGCGTGGCCACGCCCACGGGGCAGGTGTTCAGATGGCATTTGCGCATCATGATGCAGCCTTCCACCACCAGCGGCGCCGTGGCAAAGCCGAATTCATCGGCGCCCAGCAGCGCGCCTATGGCGACGTCGCGGCCCGTCTTCATTTGGCCGTCGGCCTGCACGCGTATGCGTGTGCGCAGATTGTTCAGCAGCAGGGTTTGTTGCGTTTCGGCCAGGCCCAGTTCCCACGGCGTGCCGGCATGCTTGATGGACGACACGGGCGAAGCGCCGGTGCCGCCGTCGTGTCCGGCAATCACCACGTGATCGGCCTTGGCTTTGGCCACGCCGGTGGCCACCGTGCCCACGCCTACTTCCGAGACCAGCTTGACCGAGATCGAGGCCTGGGGATTCACGTTCTTCAGATCGTGAATCAACTGCGCCAGATCTTCAATCGAGTAGATGTCGTGGTGCGGCGGAGGCGAAATCAGACCCACGCCGGGCACGGAGTAACGCAGCTTGGCGATGTATTCCGACACCTTGTGGCCGGGCAGTTGGCCACCCTCGCCGGGCTTGGCGCCCTGCGCCATCTTGATCTGAATCTGGTCGGCGCTGGACAGGTACTCGGCCGACACGCCGAAACGTCCGGATGCCACCTGTTTGATGCGTGAGCGCAGCGAGTCGCCCGCAGCCAGCGCCACATCGGCCTCGATGCGGTCCGAGCCCAGGAAGGACGCCAGGGTATCGCCCTTTCGCACCGTAGGCTTGCCTGCGCGCATTTCGGCGCGGTAGCGCAATTCGTCTTCGCCGCCTTCGCCCGTATTCGACTTGCCGCCTATGCGGTTCATGGCGACGGCCAGCGTGGCGTGGGCTTCTGTCGAGATCGAGCCCAAAGACATGGCGCCGGTTGCAAAGCGTTTGACGATGTCCTTGGCCGGTTCGACTTCGCTTAGCGGTATGGCGCGGGCCGGATCCACCTTGAATTCGAACAGGCCGCGCAAAGTCATGTGGCGGCGCGACTGATCGTTGATCAGTTGGGCATATTCTTTGTAGGTGCTGTAGTTGTTGGCGCGAGCTGCGTGCTGCAACTTGGCGATGGAGTCGGGCGACCACATATGCTGCTCGCCGCGTACGCGCCAGGCGTAGTCGCCGCCCGCGTCCAGGGCATTGGCCAGCACAGGATCGTTGCTGAAAGCCGAGTTATGCTGGCGCAGCGCCTCTTCGGCCACTTCAAAAATGCCTATGCCCTCGATATTGCTGGGCGTGCCGGTAAAGTATTTGTTGATCAAGCTGGAATTCAGGCCGACCGCCTCAAAGATCTGGGCGCCTGTATACGACATATAGGTCGAAATGCCCATTTTGGACATGACCTTGTTCAGGCCCTTGCCGATGGCCTTGATGTAGTTCTTGGTGGCGGTTGCCGGCTCGGGCAGTGTGGCCAGCGCCTCGAGTGCCAGATAGGGGTGGATGGCTTCGGCGCCATAGCCGCCCAGCAGGGCTACGTGGTGCACTTCGCGCACCGAGCCGGTTTCCACCACCAGTCCGGTATTGGTGCGCAGGCCGGCGCGGATCAAATGCAGGTGAATGGCCGACGTGGCCAACAGGGCGGGAATCGCCACATGCTCGCTGTCGACCTTGCGGTCGGTGATGATCAAGATGTTGTAGCCGCTGCGCACTGCATCGGCGGCGTTGGCGCATAGTCCGGCCAGACAGGCTTCGATGCCGTCCGGACCCCAGGCGGTGGGGTAGGTAATATCGATTTCCAGGCTGCGGAACTTGTTCGAAGTAATGCCGGCAATATGGCGAATTTGCGCCATGGCGGCAAAATCCAGCACAGGCTGGGCGACTTCAAGGCGCAGCGGCGGATTGACGTTGTTGATGTCCAGCAGATTGGGTTTGGGGCCTATGAAAGACACCAGCGACATCACCAATTGTTCACGTATGGGGTCTATGGGCGGGTTGGTGACCTGTGCAAACAGCTGCCGGAAGTAGTGGTAGAACGGCTTGGCGCGGTTCGACAACACGGCCAGCGGCGTGTCGTTGCCCATGGAGCCGGTGGCTTCCTCGCCATTGGCGGCCATGGGCTGCAGCACGAATTTGAAGTCTTCTTGCGTCCAGCCAAAGGCCTGCTGACGCTTGAGCAGGCTTTCGGCCTTGTGCGGCGCTTCCACTTGCTGCGCAGGCAGTGCTTCCAGCTTCAGACGCAGGCGCTCGATCCATTGGCGGTAGGGGCGGGTGTTGGCCAGCTGGGACTTGATCTCGGCGTCGTCAATAATGCGGCCTTGCTGCAAGTCGATCAGGAACATCTTGCCAGGCTGCAAACGCCATTTCTTGACGATGCGGTGCTCGGGAATCGACAGGGTGCCGGCCTCGGACGCCATGATGACCATGTCGTCGTCGGTGATCAGGTAGCGGGCGGGGCGCAGGCCGTTGCGATCGAGCGTGGCGCCGATTTGGCGGCCATCGGTAAAGGCCACGGCGGCGGGGCCGTCCCAGGGTTCCATCATGGCTGCATGGTATTCGTAGAAAGCGCGGCGATTTTCGTCCATGTCGGCGTGCTGTTCCCAGGCCTCGGGAATCATCATCATCATGGCGTGGGCCAGCGAGTAGCCCGACATCACCAGCAGCTCCAGGCAGTTGTCGAAGGTGGCCGTGTCGGACTGGCCTTCGTAGACGATGGGGTAGAGCTTGGGCAGGTCGGCGCCCAGCACGGCCGACTGCATCATGCCTTCGCGGGCGCGCAGCCAGTTGAAATTGCCCTTGACGGTGTTGATTTCGCCGTTGTGGGCGATCATGCGATAGGGGTGGGCCAGGGGCCAGGCCGGAAAGGTGTTGGTGGAGAATCGCTGGTGGACCATGGCCAGCGCCGAAACAGCGCGGGTATCGGCCAGGTCGCGGTAGTAGCTGCCCACTTGGTTGGCCAGCAGCAGGCCTTTATAGACGACGGTGCGCACCGAGATGGATGGCACGAAGTATTCCTGGCCGTGGGCCAGCTGCATGTGCTGGATGGCGTGGCTGGCGGTCTTGCGTATGACGTACAGCTTACGTTCCAGCGCGTCGGGCACCATGATGTCGGGGCCGCGGCCTATGAAAAGCTGGCGAATGACGGGCGCACAGGCGCGTACGGTGGGCGACATGGGCATGTCGTGGTCTACGGGGACGTCGCGCCAGCCGAGCACGACTTGGCCTTCGT includes:
- a CDS encoding VacJ family lipoprotein → MTTSSAPSSSQRFLRISSLLGATALAAGCASVPNPNPDDPWESYNRSMYAFNDTVDRAFLKPIATGYDTLMPDPAQNCVHNIFNNLGDAWSAINSFLQGRGHDFFNTLGRVLFNSTMGLGGCIDVASMNGSQRIRNDFGTTLGVWGFDSGPYVVLPFLGSSTVRDGSAFAGTLAAGVSPITPVFHIDNVSLRNSIVGLYIVETRANLLEADKLVDDIALDRYSFIRDAYLQQRRAMVNTRRSGQSAPDYSDDSLPDYSDDSLPDYSDPEDADDAAATPAAAGAAK
- the mlaD gene encoding outer membrane lipid asymmetry maintenance protein MlaD, with the protein product MTREKTDFWVGLFVLLGAAALLFLALRAGNMSSFSFGSTYQVQAYFDNLGGLKVRAPVKSSGVVVGRVSSIGFDNQRFQAVATLDLEEKYTFPTDSSASILTSGLLGEQYIGLTPGGEEKNLAQGGQIQYTQSAVVLEELISKFLYSSAEKEGGQAAEPTLTPPGVQ
- the mlaE gene encoding lipid asymmetry maintenance ABC transporter permease subunit MlaE translates to MTSPVQLIAALGARVRNSISGMGAFMRLAGAILARSDIVFKRPGLISQQIHFIGNYSLLIIAVSGLFVGFVLGLQGYYTLNRYGSEEALGLLVALSLVRELGPVVTALLFAGRAGTSLTAEIGLMKAGEQIAAMEVMAVDPIRRVLAPRFWGGVVAMPVLAAVFSMVGIIGGWIVGVVLIGIDPGAFWSQMQGGVDVFKDVLNGFVKSVVFGVAVTLIALHAGWTAKATPEGVSRATTRTVVSGSLMVLGLDFILTALMFSN
- a CDS encoding ABC transporter ATP-binding protein; the encoded protein is MNSTNANDPIVKFSNVALGYGDFTVLQDIDLEVRRGQVVAMMGGSGSGKTTLLRATTGQIAAQRGAIQVFGHSIAEAKGEKLRELRQRMGVLFQQGALFTDLNVFENVAFPLREHTQVSESQVVERVLDKLDAVGLRTAAHLNISEISGGMARRVALARAVVLEPELVLYDEPFAGLDPISLGITAQLIRDLTDRLHCASVLITHDVAESFAIADQVYMVGQGKLIASGTPASLSGSQDPYVRQFLDGQPDGPIAFHYPTTPAFTKWLDQHGKRS
- a CDS encoding type II toxin-antitoxin system HicA family toxin, which encodes MNGKDIIKKLTENGWKILRQEGSHVRMGKADARTTVPVHGSRDVKIGTLANIQRQTGVKLK
- a CDS encoding type II toxin-antitoxin system HicB family antitoxin; protein product: MMNVCYPAKVSEDPAGGFCVQFIDLDEAFTEGDTFEEALFNAAEVLTLTLEGRLSEDMEVPEPSQGAKGVHYIAPDAKTQGVLLLRAARGDRSLADLARAMETSWPQAKRLEDPRHWPSLKTLDKAARVLGKRLVLSIE
- a CDS encoding glutamate synthase subunit beta, encoding MGKVTGFLEFQRIKETYEAPQARLKHWNEFVNTLTDAEAKQQGARCMDCGIPFCTSGCPVNNIIPDWNDLVFKQDWRRALDVLHSTNNFPEFTGRVCPAPCEAACTLNINNDAVGIKSIEHAIIDKGWSQGWVTPQPPSRKTGKKVAVVGSGPAGLACAQQLARAGHSVTVFEKSNRIGGLLRYGIPDFKLEKSHIDRRLAQMEAEGVEFCPSTYVGAQEHAEDGLTVRTPESLQEAFDAVVLTGGAETPRDLPVPGRELRGVHFAMDFLRQQNKVTNGDRQSKQITAKGKHVIVIGGGDTGSDCVGTSNRQGAASVTQFELMSKAPEAEDKPLTWPYWPIKLRSSSSHEEGCQRDWAVATKTFEGSGGKVEKLVAVRVEWFKDKATGQLKMREVEGSEFELPADLVLLAMGFVSPVKHVLDAFGIDLDARGNARANTDDYATSVNKVFAAGDMRRGQSLVVWAIREGRQCARSVDEFLMGSTVLPS
- a CDS encoding glutamate synthase-related protein, producing the protein MSQPSTSITLPAAATQASTHGLYNPHNEHDSCGVGFVAHIKGRQSHAIIQQGLKILENLDHRGAVGADELMGDGAGILIQIPDALYRQDLASQGIELPQPDEYGVAMVFLPKETASRLACEQELERAVRDEGQVVLGWRDVPVDHDMPMSPTVRACAPVIRQLFIGRGPDIMVPDALERKLYVIRKTASHAIQHMQLAHGQEYFVPSISVRTVVYKGLLLANQVGSYYRDLADTRAVSALAMVHQRFSTNTFPAWPLAHPYRMIAHNGEINTVKGNFNWLRAREGMMQSAVLGADLPKLYPIVYEGQSDTATFDNCLELLVMSGYSLAHAMMMMIPEAWEQHADMDENRRAFYEYHAAMMEPWDGPAAVAFTDGRQIGATLDRNGLRPARYLITDDDMVIMASEAGTLSIPEHRIVKKWRLQPGKMFLIDLQQGRIIDDAEIKSQLANTRPYRQWIERLRLKLEALPAQQVEAPHKAESLLKRQQAFGWTQEDFKFVLQPMAANGEEATGSMGNDTPLAVLSNRAKPFYHYFRQLFAQVTNPPIDPIREQLVMSLVSFIGPKPNLLDINNVNPPLRLEVAQPVLDFAAMAQIRHIAGITSNKFRSLEIDITYPTAWGPDGIEACLAGLCANAADAVRSGYNILIITDRKVDSEHVAIPALLATSAIHLHLIRAGLRTNTGLVVETGSVREVHHVALLGGYGAEAIHPYLALEALATLPEPATATKNYIKAIGKGLNKVMSKMGISTYMSYTGAQIFEAVGLNSSLINKYFTGTPSNIEGIGIFEVAEEALRQHNSAFSNDPVLANALDAGGDYAWRVRGEQHMWSPDSIAKLQHAARANNYSTYKEYAQLINDQSRRHMTLRGLFEFKVDPARAIPLSEVEPAKDIVKRFATGAMSLGSISTEAHATLAVAMNRIGGKSNTGEGGEDELRYRAEMRAGKPTVRKGDTLASFLGSDRIEADVALAAGDSLRSRIKQVASGRFGVSAEYLSSADQIQIKMAQGAKPGEGGQLPGHKVSEYIAKLRYSVPGVGLISPPPHHDIYSIEDLAQLIHDLKNVNPQASISVKLVSEVGVGTVATGVAKAKADHVVIAGHDGGTGASPVSSIKHAGTPWELGLAETQQTLLLNNLRTRIRVQADGQMKTGRDVAIGALLGADEFGFATAPLVVEGCIMMRKCHLNTCPVGVATQDPVLRKKFSGKPEHVVNYFFFVAEEVREIMAQLGIRKFDELIGRVDLLNTRVGIEHWKAQGLDFSRVFHAVPSTDPLYQVKEQDHALDHALDHQLIERSKAAIERGEKVSFITPVRNRNRTIGAMLSGVIAARYGHEGLPDDTIHIQCNGTAGQSFGAFLAHGITLDLVGEANDYVGKGLSGGRIVVRSPNDFRGFGPDHIIAGNTVLYGALSGEAFFNGVAGERFAVRNSGAATVVEGTGDHGCEYMTGGTVVVLGGTGRNFAAGMSGGVAYVWDPQNTFRQRCNLSMVELERVVPHQEQFDQGHIEAWHSAVRGGERETDEAILRRLIEDHYRYTGSFRSRDILDDWNKARLSFVKVMPTEYRRALGELWRAANPQQIAA